The following proteins come from a genomic window of Flavobacterium crocinum:
- a CDS encoding ADP-ribosylglycohydrolase family protein translates to MNHIDNKYRIENAKKSLLGVSIGDAFGDSFFGDLDKISESIYLRQIPETTWEFTDDTVMSIAVFEELERNGDIDQESLLKRFCINHDLDTNRGYGATLRRLLRDIQSGENWQEVSKKAFEGQGSMGNGAAMRVCPIGAYYFDNLQKVKELSIKSAEITHSNIEAITGAIAIAIGTALTTQMKFDKFILTPNDFIDKILKELPDSDTKSKISKSKSVSYDYHIETVRSILGNGINMTAQDTVPFAIWCTAHHLQNFEEGLWKAVSILGDRDTICAIVGGMSIMSSDVINIPSSWTNSVENIDKSLFRRNE, encoded by the coding sequence ATGAATCACATTGACAATAAATATAGAATTGAAAATGCTAAGAAATCATTATTAGGTGTATCAATTGGAGATGCGTTTGGTGATAGTTTTTTTGGCGATTTAGACAAAATTTCTGAAAGTATCTATTTAAGACAAATACCTGAAACCACATGGGAATTTACTGACGATACAGTAATGTCTATTGCTGTTTTTGAGGAATTAGAAAGAAATGGAGATATAGATCAGGAAAGCTTGCTAAAAAGATTTTGTATCAATCACGATTTAGATACAAACAGAGGTTATGGTGCAACATTGAGAAGGCTATTAAGAGATATACAAAGCGGTGAGAACTGGCAGGAAGTATCAAAAAAAGCATTTGAAGGACAAGGTTCAATGGGAAATGGAGCTGCAATGAGAGTTTGTCCAATTGGTGCTTACTATTTCGACAATCTACAAAAAGTGAAAGAATTATCAATAAAATCAGCTGAAATTACGCATTCAAATATTGAAGCAATTACAGGTGCTATTGCAATTGCAATTGGTACTGCATTAACAACTCAAATGAAGTTTGATAAGTTTATATTGACACCAAATGATTTTATAGATAAAATTTTAAAAGAATTACCGGATAGTGATACAAAATCGAAGATATCAAAATCCAAAAGTGTATCCTATGATTATCATATTGAAACTGTAAGATCTATTTTGGGTAATGGTATAAATATGACTGCTCAGGATACAGTACCTTTTGCAATCTGGTGTACAGCCCATCACTTACAAAATTTTGAAGAGGGGCTCTGGAAAGCAGTATCTATTTTAGGCGATAGAGATACTATCTGCGCAATTGTGGGCGGAATGTCCATAATGTCATCAGATGTGATAAATATTCCTTCTTCCTGGACAAATTCTGTTGAAAATATTGACAAAAGTCTATTTAGAAGAAATGAATAA
- a CDS encoding DUF4982 domain-containing protein yields MKLVLKSIFFSFVLIFSSGKMMSQSSTVILEDNWRFSAAVKEDAFSIDFDTSKWEKVSVPHDWAIYGPFDKEWDKQVSAIEQNGEKIPTEKTGRTGALPHIGTGWYRNTFSIPEFKKGKKALLIFEGAMSEPQVYLNGKKIGEWGYGYSYFYIDITNDLRAGSENLLAVKLTNMPFSSRWYPGAGLYRNVSIVIKEEENFVQWGTFITTPEMKGENAVIDVKAEFQGSNMSMITQIKDADNNVVATQKGGEMKDQKFHQIIEVAKPHLWSPETPYLYTAVTKLYAADGTLKDEQNIKFGIRFIKYEAHKGFSLNGKVTKFKGVCLHHDLGPLGAAVNKAALKRQLTILKDMGCNAIRSSHNMPSFEQLELADEMGFMFLAESFDEWAKPKVKNGYHRFFQEYAEKDIVNLVRATRNHPCIVMWSSGNEVPDQWGAEGVKRARWLQDIFHREDPTRPVTVGMDQVKATMESGFGALLDIPGLNYRVHLYEEAYKTFPQGLILGSETASTVSSRGIYKFPVVQAKNKEYDDFQSSSYDLEACSWSNVPDEDFVLQDDKPWVIGEFVWTGFDYLGEPTPYDEKWPSRSSYFGISDLAGLPKDRFYLYRSRWNTKDKTLHILPHWNWKEREGEVTPVFVYTNYESAELFVNGKSMGVRKKNNSTPQNRYRLMWNDIKYEPGTIKVVAFDSNGKIAAENEVRTAGDPYRIVLEADRKTIKADGDDISFVTVSVVDKNGIPCPTAVNELEFKVTGAGTYRAACNGDATSLEIFHHNKMKLFSGKLVVLVKSIKTAGTIQLEVTGKGLRKGSIEIGSVN; encoded by the coding sequence ATGAAATTAGTTTTAAAATCAATATTTTTCTCATTTGTACTGATTTTTTCATCTGGAAAGATGATGTCACAATCCAGCACAGTTATTTTAGAAGATAACTGGCGCTTTTCTGCAGCCGTAAAAGAAGATGCTTTTTCTATAGATTTCGATACTTCTAAATGGGAAAAAGTCAGCGTGCCTCACGATTGGGCTATTTACGGACCTTTTGACAAAGAATGGGATAAACAGGTTTCGGCAATTGAACAAAACGGAGAAAAAATTCCAACAGAAAAAACAGGTCGTACTGGAGCACTTCCGCATATTGGAACGGGCTGGTACCGTAATACTTTCTCTATTCCTGAGTTTAAAAAAGGAAAAAAAGCACTTCTTATTTTTGAGGGCGCTATGAGTGAACCGCAAGTTTACTTAAATGGAAAAAAAATTGGAGAATGGGGTTATGGATACAGCTATTTTTATATTGATATTACGAATGATCTTAGAGCAGGTTCAGAAAATCTATTGGCAGTTAAATTGACTAATATGCCATTTTCTTCAAGATGGTATCCGGGAGCGGGACTTTATAGAAATGTTAGCATTGTTATAAAAGAAGAGGAAAATTTTGTTCAGTGGGGAACTTTTATTACGACGCCGGAAATGAAAGGAGAGAATGCTGTTATCGATGTTAAAGCCGAATTTCAAGGCAGTAATATGTCGATGATTACTCAAATAAAAGATGCAGACAACAATGTTGTAGCTACACAAAAAGGTGGAGAAATGAAGGATCAAAAATTCCATCAAATAATTGAGGTTGCCAAACCTCATTTGTGGAGTCCTGAAACGCCTTATTTGTATACAGCGGTAACTAAATTATATGCTGCGGATGGAACTTTAAAAGACGAACAAAATATAAAGTTTGGTATCCGGTTTATTAAATACGAAGCCCATAAAGGATTTAGTCTTAATGGTAAAGTAACGAAATTTAAAGGAGTTTGTCTTCATCATGATCTAGGGCCTCTTGGTGCGGCTGTAAATAAAGCGGCGCTTAAAAGACAGTTGACCATTTTAAAAGATATGGGATGCAACGCAATTAGAAGCTCTCATAACATGCCTTCTTTTGAACAATTGGAACTGGCTGATGAAATGGGCTTTATGTTTCTGGCAGAAAGTTTTGATGAATGGGCAAAGCCAAAAGTAAAAAATGGCTATCATCGCTTTTTTCAAGAATATGCCGAAAAAGACATTGTGAATTTAGTAAGAGCGACAAGAAATCATCCTTGTATTGTAATGTGGAGTTCCGGAAATGAAGTTCCAGATCAATGGGGAGCTGAAGGAGTAAAACGTGCCAGATGGTTGCAGGACATTTTTCACCGTGAAGATCCTACAAGACCCGTGACTGTTGGTATGGATCAGGTAAAAGCAACTATGGAATCTGGATTTGGAGCTTTGCTCGATATTCCGGGATTAAATTATAGAGTACATCTTTACGAAGAAGCGTATAAAACATTTCCACAAGGACTTATATTAGGTTCTGAAACGGCTTCGACAGTAAGTTCAAGAGGAATTTATAAATTTCCTGTCGTTCAGGCAAAAAATAAAGAATACGATGATTTTCAAAGTTCTTCTTATGATTTGGAAGCCTGCAGCTGGTCCAATGTTCCTGATGAAGATTTTGTGCTTCAGGACGATAAACCTTGGGTTATTGGAGAATTTGTCTGGACTGGATTTGACTATTTAGGAGAACCAACACCTTACGATGAAAAATGGCCTTCTAGAAGTTCTTATTTTGGAATTTCAGATTTAGCGGGACTTCCTAAAGACCGTTTTTACCTTTACAGAAGCAGATGGAATACAAAAGATAAAACGCTGCATATATTGCCACACTGGAATTGGAAAGAAAGAGAAGGCGAAGTAACTCCTGTTTTTGTTTACACCAATTACGAAAGTGCTGAACTTTTTGTAAATGGAAAAAGTATGGGAGTTCGGAAAAAAAACAATTCAACGCCGCAGAACCGTTACAGATTGATGTGGAATGATATAAAATATGAACCTGGAACCATAAAAGTCGTGGCATTTGATTCAAATGGGAAAATAGCAGCGGAAAATGAGGTTAGAACGGCTGGAGATCCCTATCGAATTGTGCTAGAAGCAGATCGTAAAACGATCAAAGCTGATGGAGATGATATTTCTTTTGTTACGGTTTCGGTGGTAGATAAAAATGGAATTCCATGTCCGACGGCAGTCAATGAACTGGAATTTAAAGTTACTGGAGCTGGAACTTACAGAGCAGCTTGTAATGGAGACGCTACATCATTGGAAATATTTCATCACAATAAAATGAAGCTTTTCAGTGGAAAACTGGTGGTTTTGGTTAAATCAATTAAAACTGCCGGTACAATTCAATTGGAAGTAACCGGTAAAGGGCTCAGAAAAGGAAGCATTGAAATCGGATCCGTAAACTGA
- a CDS encoding family 43 glycosylhydrolase, with product MNINTLLFKILLVFICCFNGSVVEAQLLNIKNDSFWKTKDGKPIYSQGGGIFKFTDPISGIQKYYWYGVQYEEADVYRNNPAVTLPTSTFKAVTCYSSTDLVNWTFEGDVLTKEKVNENGKTWVGRLGVAYIKEWKKYALFVQHDKEVLITLSDSPTAQFEWHQKINMEKMIGTSNTGDQTVFTDEDTGKSYLIYSYGRGRNKIYVSEIGIKDEKINLLDCTEVFKGESREGNCMFKYKNKYYMFASNIYGWDASFAYYLVSDNIRGPYVPTNEMQVMKGTEDDFAHISQTGFFFSVKGSKQETIVYCGDRWANFAGNGLGYNQWCPISFEGTTPYFNSLNSWNLEEKTGKWEVAKDNNYIKNASFEADRRHIPSPVKPVQIQLTGWFSEVIKGNKISLDSISPVLNHFNTEEERKTVIGEKSLEISDKIDFKRKIFQTIASSPFVKLKDGVYTLSAKIKNSTDFKNLEMYAVSGNKRFFYSIKEENAVWKTITISNIIVKGGKVEIGFLADGKAGAFCYVDDLTFMSM from the coding sequence ATGAATATCAATACCCTTCTGTTCAAAATACTTTTAGTTTTTATATGCTGCTTTAACGGTTCTGTTGTTGAAGCGCAATTATTGAATATTAAAAATGACTCTTTTTGGAAAACCAAAGATGGAAAACCTATTTACAGTCAGGGTGGTGGTATTTTTAAATTTACAGATCCAATAAGCGGTATCCAAAAATATTATTGGTATGGCGTGCAATATGAAGAAGCAGATGTTTATCGCAATAATCCTGCTGTTACACTGCCAACATCAACTTTTAAGGCGGTAACCTGCTACAGCTCAACAGATTTAGTCAACTGGACTTTTGAAGGGGATGTTTTGACCAAAGAAAAAGTAAATGAAAACGGAAAAACCTGGGTTGGACGTTTGGGAGTTGCTTATATCAAAGAGTGGAAAAAATATGCCTTATTTGTACAGCACGACAAAGAAGTACTGATTACACTTTCGGACTCGCCGACAGCTCAGTTTGAATGGCATCAGAAAATCAATATGGAAAAAATGATTGGAACGAGCAACACGGGTGATCAGACTGTTTTTACAGATGAAGATACGGGGAAATCTTATTTAATCTATTCTTACGGAAGAGGGCGAAATAAAATCTATGTTTCTGAAATTGGTATCAAAGATGAAAAAATAAATCTTTTGGACTGTACAGAAGTTTTTAAAGGCGAAAGCCGTGAGGGAAACTGTATGTTTAAATACAAAAACAAATATTATATGTTTGCGTCCAATATTTATGGCTGGGACGCCTCTTTTGCTTATTATTTGGTGTCAGACAATATTCGCGGGCCTTATGTTCCGACAAACGAGATGCAGGTAATGAAAGGGACAGAAGACGATTTTGCACACATCTCACAAACTGGTTTTTTCTTTTCTGTAAAAGGAAGCAAACAGGAAACGATAGTCTATTGCGGTGACCGCTGGGCCAATTTTGCAGGAAACGGATTGGGCTATAACCAATGGTGTCCAATTTCGTTTGAAGGAACAACACCTTATTTTAATTCGCTGAATTCATGGAATCTGGAAGAAAAAACAGGAAAATGGGAAGTAGCAAAAGATAATAACTACATTAAAAATGCAAGCTTTGAAGCTGACCGCAGACATATTCCGAGTCCTGTAAAACCTGTTCAGATTCAGCTGACGGGCTGGTTTTCTGAAGTTATTAAGGGAAATAAGATTTCGTTGGATTCGATTTCGCCTGTTTTAAATCATTTTAATACCGAAGAAGAACGAAAAACGGTAATTGGAGAGAAAAGTCTCGAAATCAGTGATAAAATAGATTTTAAAAGAAAGATTTTTCAAACTATTGCTTCTTCGCCATTCGTAAAACTGAAAGACGGTGTTTATACGCTTTCTGCCAAAATAAAAAACAGCACCGATTTTAAGAATTTAGAAATGTATGCTGTCAGTGGTAACAAAAGATTTTTCTATTCCATTAAAGAAGAAAACGCAGTGTGGAAAACCATAACCATTTCGAACATCATTGTAAAAGGAGGAAAGGTAGAGATTGGTTTTTTGGCTGATGGAAAAGCTGGAGCTTTTTGTTATGTGGATGATTTGACATTTATGAGTATGTAA
- a CDS encoding glycoside hydrolase family 28 protein, whose protein sequence is MKKIILFTALVFSFVFLSFKKNYSGVTLKEVTVKAPFEMPVIKIPDFSNCKEFLITDFGAVAGDLNKTSEAISKAIAKASKSGGGTVVIPEGEWLTKKIHFKSNVNLHLKKGAVLLFSENPKDYLPAVRSTWEGYECYNYSPLIYAYQCKNIAITGEGELKAKMDVWKQWFARPKAHMESLKRLYYLASYNKPMKERQMVNDTANFRPQFIQFNRCENILMEGVTITNSPFWTIHPFLSKDVVLRNLNVYAHGHNNDGVDPEMSQNVLIENCVFDQGDDAIAIKSGSNQDAWRLNTPSKNIVMRNCTVKNGHQLVAIGSELSGGIENVFIDNCTVVDGAKLNHLLFIKTNERRGGYVKNIHMTNITSGKIDEGILGIETDVLYQWRNLVPTIERRLTPIQDVYLENVKATNVKFISRILAQKELPVENVFLKNVTAQNVQGEKSIHENVKNFSAQN, encoded by the coding sequence ATGAAAAAAATAATACTTTTTACGGCTTTAGTGTTTTCGTTTGTTTTTTTATCGTTTAAGAAAAACTATTCGGGCGTAACCTTAAAAGAAGTGACTGTAAAAGCACCTTTTGAAATGCCAGTGATAAAAATTCCTGATTTCAGCAACTGTAAAGAATTTTTGATTACAGATTTTGGTGCTGTTGCGGGAGATTTGAATAAAACTTCTGAGGCAATCAGTAAAGCTATTGCTAAGGCCAGCAAATCGGGTGGCGGAACAGTGGTTATTCCGGAAGGAGAATGGTTAACAAAGAAAATTCATTTTAAAAGCAATGTAAACCTGCATTTAAAAAAAGGGGCAGTTTTGCTTTTTTCAGAAAACCCAAAAGATTACCTGCCAGCCGTACGTTCGACTTGGGAAGGTTATGAATGTTATAATTATTCGCCTTTGATTTATGCGTATCAATGTAAAAATATAGCTATTACGGGAGAAGGTGAATTAAAAGCAAAAATGGATGTTTGGAAACAATGGTTTGCAAGACCCAAAGCGCATATGGAAAGCCTGAAGAGATTATATTATTTGGCTTCTTACAATAAACCCATGAAAGAAAGACAGATGGTAAACGATACTGCAAATTTTCGTCCACAGTTTATTCAGTTTAATAGATGCGAAAATATTTTGATGGAAGGTGTGACGATTACCAACAGTCCGTTTTGGACGATTCATCCTTTTTTGTCTAAAGATGTGGTACTTCGAAATTTGAATGTTTACGCTCACGGACATAATAACGATGGTGTAGATCCTGAAATGAGTCAGAATGTTTTGATAGAAAATTGTGTTTTTGACCAAGGAGACGATGCGATTGCGATTAAATCTGGAAGTAATCAAGATGCCTGGAGATTGAACACGCCTTCAAAAAATATTGTAATGCGAAACTGCACTGTCAAAAACGGTCATCAACTAGTTGCTATTGGAAGTGAACTTTCGGGTGGTATCGAAAATGTTTTTATTGATAATTGCACCGTTGTAGATGGAGCAAAACTCAATCATCTTTTATTCATTAAAACCAATGAACGCAGAGGCGGTTATGTAAAGAATATTCACATGACCAATATAACTTCAGGAAAAATTGACGAAGGGATTCTCGGAATTGAAACCGATGTTTTATACCAATGGCGAAATTTAGTTCCAACAATCGAAAGAAGACTTACACCGATTCAAGACGTTTATCTTGAAAATGTAAAAGCTACAAACGTCAAATTTATTTCAAGAATTTTGGCGCAGAAAGAACTTCCGGTCGAAAATGTTTTTCTTAAAAATGTAACGGCTCAGAATGTTCAGGGAGAAAAATCCATTCATGAAAATGTGAAAAACTTTAGTGCTCAAAACTGA
- a CDS encoding rhamnogalacturonan lyase, giving the protein MKNIILLIISFLTVSISAQRQMENLDRGVIAVKNKGQFFIGWRVLGTDPDDLAFNLYRKSGTKKAVKLNEKPIIGATNFVDTKANAKEENTWFVKTVLKGKESDAKGSFTIPASSPDKDYLSIVLKPIEGYTANDLSVGDLDGDGKYDLVVHMTGKGHDNSHTGITDPPVFQAYTLEGKFLWEINLGKNIREGAHYTQFMVYDLDGDGISEFVCKTADGTRDSQNNVVGDASKDWVDRDPNSATFGKILKGPEYLSVFNGKTGKLITTVDYIAERGDLAGWGGHGGSGGNDTKGNRMDRFLACVAYLDGIHPSVVMCRGYYGRTVLAAWDFKDQKLTSRWVFDSKDSENPYSGMGNHNLTVTDVDNDGKDEIIYGSMCVDDNGKGLYTTGFRHGDAIHVSDLDPDRPGLEVFGIHEIENGTKGPGVTIYAAADGKVLFTDSLNEDVGRGVADNIDPARKGAQFWWSGSPNLYDMKGNVVGKAPSSVNFLIYWDGDTSREILNSNYIDKYEKGRLFTANGAVSNNGTKSTPALSADILGDWREELILRSEDNKELRIYSTTIPTQIRQYTLMHDPQYRLSIAWQNVGYNQPPHTSFYMGADMKPAPKPNIVLVSAKK; this is encoded by the coding sequence ATGAAAAATATAATTCTATTAATAATTTCATTTTTAACGGTTTCTATTTCTGCACAAAGGCAAATGGAAAACCTCGATCGAGGCGTTATTGCTGTAAAAAACAAGGGTCAGTTTTTTATTGGATGGCGTGTTTTAGGAACTGATCCAGATGATCTGGCTTTTAATTTATATCGTAAAAGTGGTACTAAAAAAGCAGTAAAATTGAATGAAAAACCCATTATTGGCGCAACAAACTTTGTAGATACCAAAGCGAATGCTAAAGAAGAAAATACTTGGTTTGTAAAAACGGTTTTAAAAGGAAAAGAATCTGATGCAAAAGGAAGTTTTACTATTCCGGCTTCAAGTCCTGACAAAGATTATTTATCAATTGTATTAAAACCAATTGAAGGTTATACAGCAAATGATCTTTCGGTTGGCGATTTAGACGGAGACGGAAAGTATGATCTTGTGGTGCACATGACAGGAAAAGGTCATGACAATTCACATACAGGAATTACAGATCCTCCTGTTTTTCAAGCCTATACTTTGGAAGGAAAATTTTTGTGGGAAATCAATTTAGGAAAGAACATTCGCGAAGGCGCACATTACACTCAGTTTATGGTGTACGATTTGGATGGCGACGGAATTTCAGAGTTTGTTTGTAAAACAGCAGACGGCACCAGAGACAGTCAAAATAATGTTGTAGGTGATGCATCAAAAGACTGGGTTGATCGAGATCCAAATTCAGCAACTTTTGGAAAAATTTTAAAAGGCCCTGAATATCTTTCTGTCTTTAACGGAAAAACAGGGAAACTAATTACAACAGTCGATTATATTGCTGAAAGGGGCGATTTAGCTGGCTGGGGAGGACATGGCGGAAGCGGTGGTAATGATACTAAAGGAAATCGTATGGATCGTTTTTTGGCTTGTGTTGCTTATCTTGACGGAATTCATCCAAGCGTTGTAATGTGTCGTGGTTATTATGGAAGGACAGTTTTGGCAGCATGGGATTTTAAAGATCAAAAACTAACTTCAAGATGGGTTTTTGATAGTAAAGATTCTGAAAATCCATATTCAGGTATGGGAAATCATAATCTTACCGTTACTGATGTGGATAATGATGGAAAAGATGAAATTATTTATGGTTCGATGTGTGTTGATGACAACGGAAAAGGTTTGTACACAACGGGTTTTAGACATGGAGATGCCATTCATGTTTCAGATTTAGATCCTGATCGTCCAGGTCTAGAAGTTTTTGGAATTCATGAAATAGAAAATGGAACAAAAGGGCCTGGGGTTACTATTTATGCCGCTGCTGATGGAAAAGTTTTATTTACAGATTCTCTAAATGAAGATGTTGGAAGAGGAGTTGCAGATAATATTGATCCAGCCCGTAAAGGCGCTCAATTCTGGTGGTCAGGTTCTCCAAATTTGTATGATATGAAAGGCAACGTTGTTGGGAAAGCACCAAGTTCGGTTAATTTCTTAATTTATTGGGATGGAGATACATCGCGTGAAATTCTCAATTCGAATTATATCGATAAATATGAAAAAGGTCGCTTGTTTACAGCAAATGGTGCGGTTTCTAATAATGGTACAAAATCGACACCGGCACTTTCGGCAGATATTCTGGGCGATTGGCGTGAGGAATTGATTTTGAGGTCGGAAGACAATAAAGAGCTGCGAATTTATTCTACCACTATTCCGACCCAAATCAGACAATATACGCTCATGCACGATCCGCAGTACAGATTGAGTATTGCATGGCAGAATGTTGGTTATAATCAGCCTCCGCATACCAGTTTTTATATGGGAGCAGACATGAAACCTGCTCCAAAACCAAATATTGTGCTGGTATCAGCAAAAAAATAA